The segment CCCAATCGAgagtcaccagactctattcacttcgTGAATGAGTTTGGATGTTTCCAGGctaggagtaggagatggaaacaaattgacaagcatgaTATAtatttgcggagagaatgtgcagaaCAGAACTGGGCAGCGGTTCATCTAGTTTGTATTGTATGTTGTCTTTCCCATGTTGTATTGGTCTCTGAGTCATTTTACAGTCATACCCAAGTGAAACACAAAGTGATGGAGTTCTGCTATTAGCCTATTTGAAAACGTAAAATATACAGAAAAATGCTTCAGTAACATTTTGTTAATAAAAATTTAATTATACATTTACTGTGGTTTACTCAAAGTAATACATTTGCTGGAAAGAGGAGCCAGAGGCACCAGAGAATACTGGATTGTGGTTGTAGATCAGATGTTTCACTGCCTCCTCTTCATTGGCAAAGGAATGGGAGTTCTTCTTCGCTGTGAGGAGAAACAATCAGGTTACTCTTCCTCAAGCACTTTATGATCTACTAGTGTCTAAGTTCTCTTAAAGGCCCCCTATGCAATATCTTCAACTTAATAAAAACAATTTAGAAATCATTGGGATTTCTCCCTGTTGTGGCGAAAATGGCGGCTTTCCCTGCTCCCCCTTACGTCTCCTAGCggaaaaccagccttgcaagatctgcatctgcatctgcatgcCCCCCTCGAGCACCGGTTAGCCATGCCGGCTAGTTATAAGAACAATCAGCGATGGCGTCATTTTTTAGATTTATCATGGCCGAGCCAGTGAAAAGACCAAAGAGTCGGTTGTGAAATAGGCACCTCAGCTGTAGGGGaagcttcgtagagaaaaatATGACAACAAAAGTGAGATATCGGCGAATAAATTTCTAGAGTTACAGAGCGGGCCTTTGATGTCCAACTATGTACAGTTTAACAGTAAATACTCCTAGCCTACCCTCATTGACAAAGAAGTCTGCCATGTAGAAAGTGGTTTTGATTGCAGATTGTGTGTGAGGGTAGTATTTCCTACTCCACTCGAAGGCATTTTTCTCCGGATGCCACTGGGTTCCATACACAGGAAAATGGTATgctattcaaacacacacacacacacacacacacacacacacacacacacacacacacaaagaaattgCACAGCTCTCATAAATAAGCTTtccccttcttctctttctaACTATTTATTTCtcttaaaatctctctctcacacacacacacacacacacacacacacacacacacacacacacacattattttcaCTGATGTCCTCACCCTCCATTGTTGAAATGAACTCTATGTTCCCATCTGTATTGGTGCTTAAGATTTTGTAGAAGTTTCTCAGCTCTTCGCTCTTTGTGAAATTCTTTGAGAGAGAAATCAAGAGTTTAACACACAAGATAAAtcagtgtaatgtaatgtaatactgATATACTGTTTTTCACACCTCCATGGAGATGCTCCACTTATGAAAATTCACTGTGATGTTTTCAGTTGCCAGAGCTGTCATCACTTCTGGTGGGAAATCTTTAAAGAGTCTGCTTTGAGTGGCATCTGTGTGGTAAATAAGGACATAGATGATATGAAGAAGTAATCATAAGTTATACTGTTTAGTCCTGTAGGAAGTTATTTGATCTACACTGACCCTGTTTAAAATCCAGTGGCAGGGACACTCCTCTGGTGTTAGTCCGACAAAGCAGTTTTTCTCCACTGGTAATGACCAACAGCTGTTCAAATCCCAGACAAGTACCCCACACTGGAAAGTAATCACCCCGGGAGTTAGCCTGTGTTataacacacagagaaacatacagataaacacacattaacaaacccacacacatagataaacaatcaaacacacatacacagagctgctgttacTAAAACTTCTTATTCTCTGCACTTCATGACAATGGAGTAGCTTTTCATGCTTGAAGGTTTGTAATATGAAAAATGTATGTGACA is part of the Alosa alosa isolate M-15738 ecotype Scorff River chromosome 16, AALO_Geno_1.1, whole genome shotgun sequence genome and harbors:
- the LOC125309912 gene encoding gamma-glutamyl hydrolase-like; protein product: MRVLSLACLLSTLCGIHEAVVPQNDKRRNDRPIIGILAQELKYPELKRNSYIAASYVKTLEAAGARVVPVMINRPEEEYSQLFHSINGILFPGGAANLLTSGYAKAAHIFYKLALEANSRGDYFPVWGTCLGFEQLLVITSGEKLLCRTNTRGVSLPLDFKQDATQSRLFKDFPPEVMTALATENITVNFHKWSISMENFTKSEELRNFYKILSTNTDGNIEFISTMEAYHFPVYGTQWHPEKNAFEWSRKYYPHTQSAIKTTFYMADFFVNEAKKNSHSFANEEEAVKHLIYNHNPVFSGASGSSFQQMYYFE